Proteins from a single region of Starkeya sp. ORNL1:
- a CDS encoding cysteine hydrolase, giving the protein MDPKSTALVLIEYQNDFTTEGGTLHQAVKPVMDQTQMLPNSVETVKQARALGATIVFAPITFTDDYHELSQNPYGILKGVVDSRSFRKGSWGAEIVDDLKPLESDIVIEGKRGLCGFASTNLDFILRSRGIRTIALGGFLTNCCVESTMRTGYEKGYDVVTLTDCTATLSEEEQRMAVEKNYPMFSRPMTHNDFLVALAGSGEVTTEGRGYEAV; this is encoded by the coding sequence ATGGATCCGAAGTCCACCGCGCTTGTGCTTATCGAATATCAGAACGACTTCACGACCGAGGGCGGCACGCTGCACCAGGCGGTCAAGCCGGTCATGGACCAGACGCAGATGCTGCCGAACTCCGTCGAGACGGTGAAGCAGGCCCGCGCGCTCGGCGCCACCATCGTCTTTGCGCCCATCACCTTCACGGACGACTATCACGAGCTTAGCCAGAACCCTTATGGCATCCTCAAGGGGGTGGTCGACAGCCGCTCGTTCCGCAAGGGCTCCTGGGGCGCCGAGATCGTCGATGACCTGAAACCGCTGGAAAGCGATATCGTCATCGAGGGCAAGCGTGGCCTATGCGGCTTCGCCAGCACCAATCTCGACTTCATCCTGCGCAGCCGCGGCATCAGGACGATCGCCCTCGGCGGCTTCCTCACCAATTGCTGCGTCGAATCGACGATGCGCACCGGCTATGAGAAGGGCTACGACGTCGTCACCCTCACCGACTGCACGGCAACGCTCAGCGAGGAAGAGCAGCGCATGGCGGTCGAGAAGAACTATCCGATGTTCTCTCGGCCAATGACGCACAACGACTTTCTCGTCGCGCTTGCGGGCTCTGGAGAGGTCACGACAGAGGGGCGCGGCTACGAGGCTGTCTGA
- a CDS encoding aldehyde dehydrogenase family protein, translated as MAPPAVDAGAQVPPKAFCSVKAWISITNDMQQALDPSLRLETGMVHVSDTTVSDEPHVPFGGVKNSGIAREGRRYSLEKLTEVKWVTL; from the coding sequence ATGGCGCCGCCGGCTGTCGATGCCGGCGCCCAGGTTCCACCCAAGGCCTTCTGCAGCGTGAAAGCCTGGATATCCATCACCAATGACATGCAGCAGGCGCTCGATCCCTCGCTGCGCCTCGAAACCGGCATGGTGCATGTCAGCGACACCACCGTCTCCGACGAGCCTCACGTTCCCTTCGGCGGCGTCAAGAACAGCGGCATCGCCCGCGAGGGCCGGCGCTACTCGCTGGAGAAACTCACCGAGGTGAAGTGGGTGACCCTGTAG
- the msrB gene encoding peptide-methionine (R)-S-oxide reductase MsrB, whose product MATTYPVTRSEAEWRRLLTPEQYDIMRGHGTEAPGSCALLFEKRLGTFHCVGCDSPLFEGKVKFESGTGWPSFNEPIDGAVETTTDRSYGMVRTEVHCATCGSHLGHVFPDGPPPSHQRYCINGVALKFEPRS is encoded by the coding sequence ATGGCGACGACATATCCGGTCACCCGCAGCGAGGCGGAATGGCGCCGGCTCCTGACCCCCGAGCAATACGACATCATGCGCGGCCACGGCACCGAAGCGCCGGGCAGTTGCGCCTTGTTGTTCGAGAAGCGCCTCGGCACGTTCCATTGCGTCGGGTGTGACTCGCCGCTGTTCGAGGGCAAGGTGAAGTTCGAGAGCGGCACCGGGTGGCCGAGCTTCAACGAGCCCATTGACGGGGCGGTGGAGACCACCACCGACCGCAGCTACGGCATGGTCCGCACCGAGGTGCACTGCGCGACGTGTGGCAGCCACCTCGGCCATGTATTTCCGGACGGGCCGCCGCCGAGCCATCAGCGCTATTGCATCAATGGCGTGGCGCTGAAGTTCGAGCCGAGATCCTGA